The following coding sequences lie in one Cydia strobilella chromosome 16, ilCydStro3.1, whole genome shotgun sequence genomic window:
- the LOC134748452 gene encoding CAAX prenyl protease 2 yields the protein MSSIEFLEQNSCTFSVLACIFLTFSYVASLYVWKTKLSRDHPSTIKRRFFSVSCMMLLAPFFSQYFFTEDTTRRGDVYAHLGLRTSGLISASILPLLLTAILFLGPLTMQFLSGIWKLYAEPVYWVSSWQDWVWVRNHFMAPLSEEWVFRACMMPLLLQCLDPLTAVFTGPLLFGVAHFHHMFEQLKAGFEFKTALMISTFQFMYTSLFGAYSAYLFVRSGHFMAPLVAHMFCNHMGFPNFGEIGQFPPLQRVTIIFNFLLGFGLWCYLLTPMTSPDIYDNRLYSET from the exons ATGTCTTCAATTGAATTTTTGGAACAAAATTCATGTACGTTTTCGGTGCTGGCTTGCATTTTTCTAACGTTCTCATATGTCGCTAGTTTATACGTTTGGAAGACCAAATTGAGTAG AGACCATCCTTCGACGATAAAACGAAGGTTTTTCAGTGTATCATGCATGATGCTTCTGGCCCCTTTCTTCAGTCAATATTTTTTCACTGAAGATACTACAAGGCGCGGGGACGTTTACGCCCACTTAGGGCTTCGTACTTCAGGGCTTATTAGTGCCTCTATCTTGCCATTACTTCTAAcagctattttatttttgggACCTCTGACTATGCAGTTTTTATCAGGCATCTGGAAACTGTATGCAG AACCTGTTTACTGGGTATCCAGTTGGCAGGACTGGGTTTGGGTGAGGAACCACTTCATGGCACCACTCAGCGAAGAATGGGTCTTCCGGGCCTGCATGATGCCACTATTACTACAATGCTTGGACCCATTGACAGCAGTTTTCACAGGCCCATTGCTATTTGGTGTTG CTCACTTCCACCACATGTTTGAGCAGCTTAAGGCCGGGTTTGAGTTTAAAACGGCACTAATGATCTcaa CTTTCCAGTTCATGTATACAAGTTTGTTTGGGGCATATTCTGCATACCTTTTTGTCAGAAGTG gCCATTTCATGGCTCCACTGGTCGCACATATGTTCTGCAACCACATGGGCTTCCCCAACTTCGGCGAGATCGGCCAGTTCCCCCCTCTACAACGAGTCACGATCATCTTCAACTTCCTCTTAGGCTTCGGCTTATGGTGCTACCTCCTCACGCCTATGACCAGCCCCGATATCTACGACAATAGATTGTACTCTGAAACGTGA